Part of the Halomicrobium zhouii genome is shown below.
GGGGACGTCGTACCAGTCGGCGACGTCGCGGTTGGTCCGCTGGAGCCACTGGCTCGTGGCGATGATCTTGTTCCCGATGGTGGTCGACCGCGCGGAGCGCCGTCGCGAGCCCTCGTACTCGTCCTCGTAGTCGATGCCGAACTCCTCGCAGAAGTCTTCCTTGTCCGATTCACCGACGACGTCGCCCCGCGAGAGGTTCAGGAGTTCGTAGGCCTTCGCGTGCATCGTGGAGACGTTCCCCTTCAGCGAGCGTGGCGAGATCTCGAGGCGCTCGGCGAGGCGTTCACGAATCTCGGCTGCGGCCGCACGCGTGTACGAGACGACGAGGACGTCCCGGACGTCGACGCCCTCCTCGGTCAACAGTTCTTCGACGCGGTCGAGGAGGGCCGTCGTCTTCCCGCTCCCCGGTCCACCGAACAGGCGAACCACTTCGGGGCTCGTGTCAGTCATTGCGGACATAAACGGGGCGCTCTCCCATAAACGACGTGCTTTGCAAAAGTTGTTGACGCCGTCGGTCGTCATCCGTTCCGGATTTCGGCACCACCGGACTGGCGACGTCCGGTTCGACCGTCCGACCGACGGTGTTGGGGCGATGCTACGGATGCCGCGGGGACCGAGCTTCGCGGACGTCCGCCCCGTCGCGAATCATGTCTTCACAGCGGGGACACACGCGCGGTTCGTCGACCTCTTGCGGCGTAAACACACGGACGTAGTCCTTCGTGACGAAGGATTCACAGTTTTGGCAATGGGGCATTCCCTCTCCCCGCGTGCACCCAACACCCCCTGGGTAATAAAATGTTTCCCAGAACTACACTCTTGTTCGGTGACTGGTCCTCAGAGTGGTGGTTGTAACGTTGTACCGGCGTCCGACCGAGCGAAGCGAGGTCGGGCTCAGCAGTCGAGCGCAGCGAGTCTGCTGGCGTCCGGCCGAACTGCGTGAGGCCGGGCTCGAGAGGCGAACGGAGTGGGTCTATCGGCGTCCACGCGGACGAAGCGAGCGTGCGGCTCGAGAGACGAACGGAGTGGGTCTATCGGCGTTCGACGGCACCGGCTGCGTCGAACGTCGGTGAGGTTACAACCACCACTATCACCGGTACAGCGAGACGTACAGCATACTGAAGCCGATGATGAACGGGATGGTCTCGGAGAACTGGAAGAGGACGCGCACGATCTCCGTGGCCTCGCCCGCGCTCAACTGGGTGATGACGCTCGAGACGGCCACGCCCATGCTGATGAACGCGAACCCGAGGAAGGCGTACTGGAGCCGCTCGGAGGGGCGCTTCCGGTAGGCCTGGAAGCTGATCAGCGTAATCCCGAGTGTGAGCCCGAACACAACCATCCGTAACAGGACGAGGATCCCCCGTGCCAGCTCGACGCCATCCACCATGTCGTTACGTGGTGAGTGATGTGAGTACCGTCTTAAGCCCACCGACTACTCGCGGATCGATTTACTCCCGGCGCGCGTTCAAGATAGGCGCGCGGCGCTGAATGGAGGGTCGACTCGACGGCCGTCCGCTGGTCGCCGTTCGGTATCAAGATGGTTCCTCCCGTTGGTCGGAACCATCCTGGCTCACGGCTCACTGCGTTCACCGTTCGCAACAAGCTGGCCCCTCCCTGCGGTCGGCGCCAGCCTATCTCACGGGTCGCTCCGCTCTCACGGGTCGTTCCTCCCCGTTCGAGCAACGGCGGCGCGTAGCGCCGCGCGCTCCCCGTTCGGTATCAAGATGGTTCCTCCCGTTGGTCGGAACCATCCTGGCTCACGGCTCACTGCGTTCACCGTTCGCCTGTAAGCTGGCCCCTCGTTGCACTCGGCGCCAGCCTCACTCCGGATTCAGTTCGTCCCAGAGCTGGCTGAACCGGTCGGGTAGATTCTCCTCGCGGTAGATCCGGACGCGGTACTCGTCGTCTTCGAGCGAGATGACGGTCGACTCGAAGTTCGACTCGTAGACCTTGTAGTGGTTACCGTCGTCGGCCACCAGCGTCCGGTCGGTGACGAGTTCGTACTCGTCGAGCATCTCGATGCGGCGGTACACCGTGGGGAGGGACAGGTCACACTCCTCGGCCAGTTCCTTGGCGGACTTGGGCTCGCGGCTGATCGTCGCGAGCACGCGTCGGGCGTGCTGGTCGCCGATGGTGTCGAGGATTTCCTCGATGCTCTTCTCGTCGTCCACTACTGGCCACTTTTTCTCTCATCACATAAGCGTTTTCGAGCGGGGTTGTTTCACGGCGAGAAAACACTGCTGGGGCCTTATGGGGATACCCTCTATAGGAATACTCGCGGATCGAATCCAAGTGAGTACACATGTCCGGGGATAACCTACGTCGCGTGGCTGCGGGAGATACAGCGGGACAGAGTCCCGACGAGCGCTTGACCCCCCTCGTCAGTGGACACGTCCCCGATCGTACGTCGACCCCAGCCGACCGCGGCGGAGAGTGGGACGAACTGCTCTCCTCGGCCGGCGAGGCCGCGGCCGACGGCGGCGTCGCCGTCGACAACGGCCTCGTCACGGAAAGCCTGGACGAGATCCTTCTCGCGATGATAGCGTCGTCGAGCACCGAAACCCACGGTACAGGACTGATGGAGGAGCTGGAACGTCAGTTCGACGTCCAGTTGAGTCCGGGAACTGTCTACCCACGGCTGCACGAACTCGAAGACGACGGCACCCTCGCCGTCCACGAGCTCGTGCAGACCAAGCAGTACTCGGTCAGCGACCGCTCCGCTGCGAAGTCGCGGATCGAGCGCGCGGTGCAACAGCACCTCGCGATGGGTATGTTCCTGCAAACCGCGCTCGACGCGATGTGACCTCACACACTGACCAACCCCCCTAGACGCTATCTCCCCCTTTCGACCCCCCTTATCGAAAGACCCCCCTTTCGACCCCCCTTATCGAAAGACCCCCCTTTCGACCCCCCTTATCGAAAGACCCCCCT
Proteins encoded:
- a CDS encoding PadR family transcriptional regulator; translation: MTPLVSGHVPDRTSTPADRGGEWDELLSSAGEAAADGGVAVDNGLVTESLDEILLAMIASSSTETHGTGLMEELERQFDVQLSPGTVYPRLHELEDDGTLAVHELVQTKQYSVSDRSAAKSRIERAVQQHLAMGMFLQTALDAM
- a CDS encoding DUF7521 family protein gives rise to the protein MVDGVELARGILVLLRMVVFGLTLGITLISFQAYRKRPSERLQYAFLGFAFISMGVAVSSVITQLSAGEATEIVRVLFQFSETIPFIIGFSMLYVSLYR
- a CDS encoding DUF7563 family protein, giving the protein MPHCQNCESFVTKDYVRVFTPQEVDEPRVCPRCEDMIRDGADVREARSPRHP
- a CDS encoding ArsR/SmtB family transcription factor; translated protein: MDDEKSIEEILDTIGDQHARRVLATISREPKSAKELAEECDLSLPTVYRRIEMLDEYELVTDRTLVADDGNHYKVYESNFESTVISLEDDEYRVRIYREENLPDRFSQLWDELNPE